One stretch of Euphorbia lathyris chromosome 7, ddEupLath1.1, whole genome shotgun sequence DNA includes these proteins:
- the LOC136235516 gene encoding dolichyl-diphosphooligosaccharide--protein glycosyltransferase subunit 2, giving the protein MARSLGGFLVLLIVALVSSSITASIFQPISDSHRSVALELFAPIDGSFPSLEETYEALRTFEVLGIDKKAEISGTACKSVLETLGSSSSTLKNSFHALKVNGMLKCEINEEVLEGIVSKLQAAVSSASTLLDFYYSIGGLALIKDQISRDVYLGDAEGIFRSIKALSQSDGRWRYSSSNPESSTFAAGLALEALAGVVSLSSSEIDQNLIGTTKNDILKLLDSIEKYDDGAFYFDEKLVDAHEHHGPISTTSSVVRGLAAFAAVAPGSLNLKSNKIVGLAKFFLSIDIPGDAKDLFNQVDSLAFLESNRVSIPLILSPPATVLSLTKKDAIKVKVNTVLGANGPPLTVNLAQVLSSGAKGASITENQELKYDPESAVYFLDAFPESIDVGSYIFVYEVVFHDPEHKKVYATESQTRVPMFVTGVVKIDNAEVEVLDSDLGTVEVKTKLDLTGENLVSLSANHLQKLRLSFQLTTPLGHSFKPHQAILKLRHESKVEHVFLVGNSGKKFEIILDFLGLVEKFFYLSGKYDIQLTVGDASMENSFFKAIGDVDLDLPERPEKAPRPPTQPVEPYSRYGPKAEINHIFRVPEKRPPQQLSLAFLGLTFLPLIGFLLGLLRLGVNLKNFPSSAVPAIFAGLFHFGIAAVLLLYVLFWVKLDLFTTLKMVGFLGVFLMFVGHRNLSHLASTSSKLKSA; this is encoded by the exons ATGGCCAGAAGTCTAGGTGGATTTCTGGTGCTGCTTATCGTAGCATTGGTTTCTTCTTCCATTACTGCTTCGATCTTTCAACCGATCTCTGATTCTCACCGATCTGTTGCTTTGGAGCTCTTTGCACCAATCGACGGGTCCTTTCCAAG CTTAGAAGAAACATACGAGGCTCTTCGGACATTTGAGGTTCTTGGAATAGATAAAAAAGCTGAGATAAGTGGGACTGCATGTAAATCTGTACTGGAAACCCTTGGTTCCTCATCTTCAACTCTGAAGAACTCATTCCATGCATTAAAAGTCAATGGAATGCTAAAATGCGAGATCAATGAGGAAGTTCTTGAg GGCATTGTTTCAAAACTTCAAGCTGCAGTCAGCAGTGCAAGTACATTGCTTGACTTCTACTATTCAATTGGCGGTTTGGCACTTATTAAG GATCAAATTTCTAGAGATGTTTATCTTGGAGATGCTGAAGGAATTTTTCGCTCAATCAAG GCTTTGAGTCAGAGTGATGGAAGATGGCGCTACAGTTCTAGTAATCCTGAATCCAGTACTTTTGCTGCAG GTTTAGCACTTGAAGCTCTTGCCGGAGTGGTCTCGTTATCGTCATCCGAGATTGATCAGAATCTG ATTGGTACAACTAAAAATGATATACTGAAGCTGCTTGACAGCATTGAGAAGTATG ATGATGGCGCATTTTACTTTGATGAGAAACTGGTTGATGCACATGAACATCATGGCCCAATTTCAACTACATCATCTGTTGTTAGAGGATTGGCAGCTTTCGCAGCTGTTGCCCCAGGAAGTTTAAAT CTGAAAAGCAACAAAATTGTTGGTTTGGCAAAGTTTTTCCTGAGCATTGATATTCCTGGTGATGCTAAAGACTTATTTAACCAAGTAGACTCACTGGCTTTCTTGGAGAGCAATAG GGTTTCCATTCCTTTGATTCTATCACCTCCAGCAACTGTTCTTTCATTGACCAAGAAGGATGCAATTAAG GTTAAGGTGAATACTGTGCTTGGTGCGAATGGACCTCCTCTGACAGTAAACCTTGCACAAGTTTTAAGTTCTGGTGCAAAGGGTGCATCCATAACTGAGAACCAG GAACTCAAGTATGACCCTGAAAGTGCAGTCTATTTCTTGGATGCTTTCCCAGAGAGTATTGATGTTGGAAGTTACATTTTTGTTTATGAG GTGGTGTTTCATGATCCCGAGCATAAAAAAGTTTATGCCACGGAGAGCCAAACTCGAGTTCCAATGTTTGTCACTGGAGTTGTCAAAATTGACAATGCTGAAGTTGAAGTACTTGATAGTGATCTTGGGACTGTTGAGGTCAAAACAAA GCTCGATTTAACTGGAGAAAATCTTGTATCATTATCTGCAAACCATCTCCAAAAGCTGCGCCTCTCATTTCAGTTGACAACTCCTCTTGGTCACTCTTTCAAGCCACATCAG GCAATTCTTAAGTTGAGACATGAGTCCAAGGTTGAGCATGTCTTTTTGGTTGGAAACTCTGGAAAGAAGTTTGAGATAATTCTT GATTTTCTTGGATTGGTTGAGAAATTTTTTTATCTGTCGGGTAAATATGACATTCAGCTTACGGTTGGCGATGCTTCCATG GAGAATTCGTTCTTTAAGGCCATTGGTGATGTTGACCTAGATCTACCAGAACGACCTGAGAAAGCACCACGTCCGCCAACACAGCCAGTTGAACCATACTCAAGATATGGTCCAAAAGCAGAGATAAACCACATCTTTAGGGTACCAGAAAAGCGTCCACCTCAGCAACTCTCTCTTGCATTTTTGGGTCTTACATTCCTCCCATTGATTGGATTTTTACTTGGG CTATTACGTTTAGGGGTGAACCTGAAGAACTTCCCTTCTTCAGCAGTACCTGCCATATTTGCTGGCCTCTTCCATTTTGGAATTGCAGCAGTTCTTTTGCTCTATGTGCTTTTCTGGGTGAAG TTGGATCTTTTCACAACACTGAAAATGGTTGGTTTTTTGGGAGTTTTCCTGATGTTCGTTGGACACAGAAACCTCTCCCACCTTGCTTCAACATCATCCAAGTTGAAATCTGCATGA
- the LOC136200795 gene encoding uncharacterized membrane protein At4g09580-like, whose product MAAARNLIGEPGSNRLIMRDEEEAKEDDSPSSKKPKSERFPFTRWELATILAVFLFFSTGLCCIYLTMPPSVYAKLKLPRTISDLRMLKDLLGTYAKDYPSEFILGYCSTYIFMQTFMIPGTIFMSLLAGALFGVIKGLLLVVFNATAGASSCYFLSKLIGRPIVNWLWPEKLRLFQAEIAKRRERLLNYMLFLRVTPTLPNLFINLASPIVDIPFHIFFLATLLGLIPASYITVRAGLALGDLRSVKELYDFKTLLMLFFIGAIIIFPTLLKRKRIYE is encoded by the exons ATGGCAGCGGCCAGGAATCTGATCGGTGAACCGGGAAGCAATAGGCTAATAATGAGGGACGAAGAAGAGGCAAAAGAGGATGATTCGCCCTCCTCCAAGAAACCCAAGTCGGAGAGATTTCCATTCACCAGATGGGAATTGGCAACCATTCTCGCGGTCTTCCTTTTTTTCTCCACCGGTCTGTGTTGCATTTATTTGACAATGCCCCCTTCTGTCTACGCCAAGCTTAAGCTGCCTCGCACAATTTCAGATCTTCGCATGCTCAA AGATCTTCTTGGAACATATGCAAAAGATTATCCATCAGAGTTCATCCTGGGTTACTGCTCTACTTATATCTTCATGCAGACCTTTATGATCCCTGGTACAATTTTCATGTCATTGCTAGCTGGAGCTCTTTTTGGTGTTATTAAAGGGCTTCTATTAGTTGTCTTCAATGCCACAGCTGGAGCCTCTTCTTGCTATTTCTTATCCAAGTTGATTGGCAGGCCTATAGTTAATTGGCTCTGGCCTGAAAAGCTGAGACTTTTCCAGGCTGAG ATAGCTAAACGTAGGGAAAGGTTGCTGAATTATATGCTCTTTTTGAGAGTAACTCCAACATTGCCTAACCTCTTCATCAATTTGGCATCTCCAATTGTTGACATACCATTTCATATCTTCTTTTTGGCTACTTTGCTGGGGCTGATACCTGCATCTTATATTACTGTCAGG GCTGGCCTTGCACTTGGGGATCTGAGGTCAGTGAAGgagctttatgattttaaaacATTGTTAATGCTCTTCTTTATTGGGGCGATCATCATATTTCCGACACTCCTGAAAAGAAAGCGAATATACGAGTGA